The Vigna radiata var. radiata cultivar VC1973A unplaced genomic scaffold, Vradiata_ver6 scaffold_407, whole genome shotgun sequence sequence ATCAATGGACGACATGAAAAGTACGCCAGGATATGCTTTCTCACTAGGATCAGGTATTTTATCTTGGGCATCAAAGAAGCAAGCAGCAATGGCACAATCAACAACAAAAGTAGAGTATGTAGTAGTTGTTGAAATTACGAGTCAAGCAATATGGCTACGAAGaatacttgaagaaatggatgaACCATAAGATGAACTGATTATTATCTATTGCGAAAACAAATCGACAATAGCAATAGCAAAAAATTCAGTCCATcatcaaagaacaaaacatatagACATTAAATATCACAATAGCAAAAAATCCAGTCATcatcaaagaacaaaacatatagACATTAAATACCACTTCTTTCGATATGAAGAGACAAGTAAACAAATTCAACTTGAGTATTTCCCAACAGAATACTAAATTGTAGATATTTATGCAAAAGCAATACCATGaccaaaatcatacaaaatcaattttcaataGGAAAAAAAACAGCAGACAAAGATAGAAAGAGCAGGTTTACCTTGTCCTTACCACCAACGTCCTACACAATGAAGCTGATGTTCTTATACTCCATAGTCTCAACATTAATAAAACCTATATACAATGATCTTTttcaagaataaatttaaaagataaaaaagaataaaaagagtTGAAGTAGTATAAGAGGTTATAAATGCAATattcaaatgaatgtaaaaggtAGCAATTCAAGGTGTTCTTCATTCAAACTTCTCCAAATTCCAGTTTCCGCAAGACTCCAACGTAagtaacattgaagaaaaaaagcaCTATTCCATGGACATGGCTTCCAATAAAGCTTCACTGTATGGCTTCCAATAAAGcttcactgtattgcagatACATGATAAAGATGTAAGAGGATGGAAAAAACCtgagtttatttaaatttttttttatactattaactTTTGAAACAATGTTATtggatttgtttattttattgttatttttgttaattttaaatatatataattggataatgtttttttagtcATTATgactttgttttcatttttaattctgATCGTTTTAAATATGAGGTTTTTTTATGAACACGGTTTCGCATTATAGAATATTTTGGGGGCGGCATAAGTTGGAAGGTCACTTAGTGTGGTTTCGTTTATTTTGGGAAGAGAGCGTGATCACAGACAGGAAGAGACCAAGCCCGCGTTTTAACTTTTGAATGTTATTGCACAACTTTTTAAAGGGAAAACAGCGTGATCGATGTGGAATCGcactttagtttttatatttgttgatttCTTCGAAAGTATAGAAATTCAGATATAGATGATAAAAAATGTAAGCCTGcgtttaaacttttaaatattgcCACACAAATAATCCTATGGTCCAAGTCTTAATGTCTCCAACCATGGGGATATGGAGAGGGATGGTGATGTTCTTGCTTTTTCTAGGCCAACAAGTATGTGCTACGAAGGAGCAAGAGCATGCTACTGACTGTCTCGCTTCTTTCTGTGGGAAAATCGCAAACATAAGTCGCCCATTTCGATTGAAAGGTGACCCAATACATTGCGGCGACAGAAGGTACGAACTGAACTGTGAAAATAATGTTACGGTGTTAAATTTGTACGGGAAAAAATATCATGTGCAGGCAATCAACTACGATAATTTCACAATCCGAGTGGTTGATCCGGGAGTTGAAGAACCAAGTTGCTCCTCCCTTCCACGCTATTTACTGTCTCAATCCAATTTCACTGATACTTATCTTGTTCGCTCCGTGGATCCATACCGAGCCACTCAATTCCAATTCTCTGAAGTTATTGGTTTTTACGAGAAGAGTCTTTTCAAGCACATAATTTACTTGAATTGCAGCCATCCAGTGAGTGAGAATCATAGGTACGTGAATACTACTCCGTGTGTGAAGTGGGAGTCGAAGGGATATATGTATGCCTTCGCTGGTAACTTAACAGCAGCGAGCCTTGAAGTTGGTTGTCGTATAAAGCTGGTTTCTCCGACGTCTTGGTGGGGTTTGGACGAAAATGAATATTCCTACACTGTGATGAATACGGCGCTGCGTTATGGATTTGAGATGTCGTGGTTGCATTCCGCCTGTGATGCTCATTGTGGAAACTCATCTTATGGCGAGTGCTATATGGACTCTTCCATCCTCAAGCTTCAATGCTCGCTCTCCTGCGATATATTGTCATTACTGCTAACTGACTGTGGTAAAGTTGTTCAAATGCAAAGCTTCCCATGtctacatttatttattttctatgatTAATACGTCATTCTATTCATTAAATTAGTTTCTTATATGCTTTACAAGAACATTGAAGAAGATATACGCTTTAacagttttaaataataataaattttaaaacttaccTTAGGTCATGATGCAGTATTCTTCGTCTGGGAGTGATGAAGCATGTAAGAATGTAAGAATAGCTaatgatattttctttcattttcagggAAAGCGACATGGTTACAGAGGATAGCTAATGGAGCATGTAAGAATAGTGTGATCTTAATTTACTTGCGCTTTGTTTATGAGCACGATAACATGAATTGATTAGGTGTTATTACTATATTTAACCGTATACTTTAAGATAGTTTATTaactctaaaaatatataatttgatatttattaatcatgtaataaaatattgccaaatatatatatatatatatatatatatatatatatatatatatatatatatatattatttttcaataacaaTACATTTATGATGTTCATCTTCCCTGgacaaatacattttaaaataaataatgatagaaTAACgcaaattacaaaaataatataattataaaagaatgaaagtttatactttttaaaaaataaataaaaaagaataatatcaaataagtataaaaaaacttgtgtgtgaaaatatatttttgttttgagatAATTCAGTACAATAATTGACTTGCActtgtcaaaattttaaactataactttatatttaacaatgtaaaatatgaaagttacctaaaataaacataaccttttattttaatcctttattcaacaaaaaaaaatatttattctttatttttgacatgtaaaatttaatttagtattaaaaGAACACTAATGAAGACATGAAATTTACAAAATGTAGCAacataataactaaatttattgattaatttagaaagaaaattcacttttttcaatgttgttgttattattattattattattattattaatattaagttGACGTCTACTACAAAATTTGGAAACCaaattcatgttttattttaacaaatatattactTATTATATCTCCTGTTAATTAACTTTCTTATcaaagatatatttttcatgctatttactTATTCAAGTTTGCTTTTCTTGCAGattattttgtgatttatgTTGGGGCAGGTGAGTTTTTCAACTTCTTTACACCGAAAATAATATTAGTCATATGCTGGTTTTATACTAGAagatttattataatagtttGTATACATCTAAAAGAAACTTTGAATCTTAAGAAACTAGATTTCACACTATTTGTGCACTTTAGAAATAAAGGGtactaattgattaaaaatcaattgaaaattattataaaatccaATACTCATATAACAAActttagaattaattatataattattatactttACCTTTTAACATGCACTCTTCTCACTTTAGAATAGACAAATTCAGgaacttatatttatatgttattccACTTACATATTTCTTTCTTCACAACTATATTTCTGATTTGATTTTTAGGACTGGTTCAAACTATAAAAGGAAATCTAAGATTTCAAGTATACATCTGGAACTTTGAATCAGTATCACGGATGATTGGAGGCTATGGTGTACCATTATTTTTGCTAGTCAGGATTTTGTTTGGGCTGACATTACTTATTGTGCTTATGATATACAAATGGCGGAAAAGGCATTTGTCAAtgtatgaaaatattgaaaattatctAGAACACAATAACTTGATGCCGATTAGATACTCATATAAGGAAATCAAGAAGATGGTTAAAGCTTTCAAAGAAAAATTGGGTGAAGGAGGTTATGGGTCAGTGTTCAAGGGAAAGCTATCTAGTGGAACTTGCGTGGcaataaaaatgatgaataaatCAAAAGGTAATGGACATGATTTTATTAGTGAAGTTGCAACAATTGGAAGAATTCATCATCAAAATGTGGTACAATTAATTGGATTTTGTGTCGAAGGTTCAAGACGTGCTCTTGTTTATGAATTCATGTCAAATGGATCTCTTGatagaattattttttcaaaagatagaAGTATAGATTTTGactataacaaaatatatcatatatcaatCGGGATAGCTCGTGGGATTGCTTATCTCCACCATGGATGTGAGATGCAAATTCTGCATTTTGATATAAAGCCTCACAATATTCTGCTTGATGATAATTTCATTCCAAAGGTCTCTGATTTTGGATTGGCTAGACTGTTTCCGGTAGATAATAGCATTGACACCATGACAGCAGTGGGAGGAACAATTGGATATATGGCTCCagaattgttttataaaaacattgGAAGAATATCCCATAAGTCTGATGTTTATAGTTTTGGGATGCTTTTGATGGAAATGGCAAGCAGAAGGAAGAACTTAAATTCCCATGCAGAGCATTCAAgtcaaattttctttccttcttgggTTTACGAAAACATAAGAGAAGAGAAGGATATAGAAATGGAAGATATCACAGAGGAGGAAAAGAAAATAGCAAAGAAGATGATAATAGTTGCACTTTGGTGTATACAATTGAATCCAAATGATCGTCCCTCCATGAACAAAGTGGTAGAAATGCTTGAAGAAGAGATGGAAAACTTGGAAATCCCtccaaatttttctttatatccaTATGAAGCTAGTGAATACTCCAAACAAACAATTGGTAGTGAATTTATTAGTTCTTCTAGTTGTTCTACGAAAATTTCAATAAATCCTACAATAAAGAATAGTAGTTGATTATGTACAAtggttatttattttcatcCACCTTGTTATATTGAACATTTACTCATCTATAGTATGTCATATGTATATATTACCTTtccttgtttttatattttgaagttgAAAAGTTGGTttctaactttaaaattttgttcaaatttcTACTTCAATCTCCGTAATCATATTCACGTAGACAAACCGTGATGTCTCTGTTACCTCTTCGTTCTATTAGTGCAGGTGGTGCTATTGTTTCTCtaaatagtatattattttCCAATTATATAAATACTTATCCCGCAAGAAAATTTGGCTTATTATGCCTCATATGAAGTTTTTTTACgttagaaaaattgtttttgaatatGTTTATTAGATCATAGCTagctattaatttatttaacaaataagtTATTTTGATCAATTTAATTTAGTAAACTGTAATAACTTACTTCATAAGGACTTCTAACTAATTATAATAAGGCACATAAATAACTGGCCTGTAACTTACAACATGTATTATTCTTCcattattaattgttaatattttctttattatatttaattttgtttacctATTGCTACCTAATTCAATATTATAGACTCAATTAACTATTGTACCTATTTTAAAAACTTGCTGAGTTACGTTTATTTtgatatacaatttaaattaaaaaatatttaaaattcaaattgaagtacaaaatatttgataacataATGCTATGTGAAAATGAAACAcaataaaaatgataagaaaaaaattcaatataacaatagtttaaattaagaaaaaaattaaaatttctaaaggataaataaaactaaatttaattactatttatGATGTcaactcatttaaataaaatttattcaaataaaataatccactacaaaaaaattgtctattatttacaaaatattatccagaagtttttttttttatcaataattacattttatctataaaaagaattcaaaaataatattaaaattcgtcgataacaaaaagaaaaactatatacgaaaatataaacagacttaccttaAACAAATTTATCCTAAAAATTCGGTCGTTTGCTCATAAGCAATATATCTTTAACAAAATATCTTTGATTGTGCTCGACTACTAACTCAATAATAAGCATTGGTCCAATCATAGCCCAACATAGACATTGTTATACATAACCGATTGTCTATTCTTCATAAGTGCTCAATCCAGATATCATACTAGACAACTATCAaatacaggaaaaaaaaatatacaaatagtTACATCAAATGTAAATAAATGATGATAAATTGTAAATACAATTTCAATAATAACATCACGAATAAGATAAAATGACAAAATCAACATTGATTGATGGTAATAATTTGGATtactattttcattaatttttttatcagtttttattttattattcgtAATCTATTATCGGTAGTTTACATTCTCGTTGCCATCATTCTCTTCTTTATTTATCATTCTtccctttatttttaattttaattcttttattagttCATTAACAACAATAACATACTAAATATATATGATCTCggaaaaaaatgcatgatttgTTAATAGTCCATATAATGAGATAataatttaaaggttaaaaccacttaggcgTCCCTGTTTTCGTAAGGTCTTCCCATTTTGGTCCCGTTCTTATAAAACTTCTCAATTGGATCCTTAAAAGTGTCAATTTTGTTGAAATTAGTCCCTGCCGTTAAAATTGAGTAACGATGTTAAATTTTTGCAGAGGTGGTTGGATGAtgtgtcaattttttaaaacgtgGCATAAGTTGGGTGTCAGGTGGAATTTTCTGacttgaaaatatttgattaaaaatgtaaaaagaaaatcatcctCCATTAGAAACAGCACAAAGAAATCCTACCCAGAAATCCTACCCAACCCAGAAATCATACCCAGAAATCATACCCAGACATCATACCCAGAAATCTTCTCTGCCCAGAGAGACACACTAGAGAGAGAAGATgaacacaaaaataacaaacacaaatatTGATTACGAAAACAACCAACAAAAATTGTAATAAGAATGTTTAAATCAAAATCCTTTTGATCAACTACAATGCAAATTCAGCCAGATTCAAAGTTACAGTTTCCACCACGGGAACCTTGGTTTTTGACCTTTGATTCAAACCTGCAACACAAAACCTaccaattaaaatcaaattcaaaggtCCCTGCAACACCACCATCaacaaggaatttttttttcttttggattaaaaaaataatttttagggaTCACAGATCTATCACCCAAGGTTTGgggggaaaagaaaaagaaagggaagagAGCTTCCCAGATAGTCTGAGACATGCTGACAGAGCAAATATTGATGGGTAACGAAGGAATGAATGAATTCTGTGAATGTTTGTGAAACTGAACAGTAACAATTCCAAAAGACACGAGCTTTTGATGCAGCAGAGAAAAAAGaactgaaaaaggaaaagagaggcACGACTAGTGTTGCAGGCGGCGGAAGGTAGGGATCCACAGTGAAGAGGGTTTTGTGCGAGGTGAGGAAGGCGGGGAGCTAGCGGCGAAGGTCGAGCCTTTGGTGGTGGAAGCGCCCTAACGTGGAGGTCTCCACCATTTTGCGAAGCGGGGTTGGATTTGGCAGGTGACGGAGACGTGGGTCAATGGAAACTCATGGATTGGCTTGGTGGAAAAAGAAGGGTCTGATCgaatgatgaaaatgaatttgatttggAGTGAATTGAAAGGGAAGGTCTCAGACTGGAACTGGAAGCTGGGTCCGAAGACAACGATACGGAAACAACACTCTCTTCAAAATCTAAGATTCCATCACCTTTTTGAGTGCAGATGATTGCTGCAGATGATGAGAGGGAACCCTAGGCTTTTTCTCTTTCACTATGGAGAAGAAGATTAACCCTAAtccctttttttaattaactaaccataatcccctttttaatttcaatttatcaattaatcacGTCACGTACCACTCAATTTTTCTGCCACGTTTTAATGGTTAACACGTCCTCCATCCAACTCTGCCCAGATTTAACACCGTTACTCAATTTTAACGGCAGGGGTTAATTTCAACGAAATTGACACTTttaaggacccaattgggaagttttataagaacgagaccaaaatgggaagaccttacgaaaacagagacgcctaagtggttttaacctaatttaaattaaaggtTTTTGTGATTTTGTCTCAAAGTTGGTTGTGAAATTTATACTAATGGATACATAAATTCCAGATACTTAAAAAAACCTTaaattcaaaaacattaaatttattagcCCACTCGAAATGATCCGTGTCGTGTCgagtaaattaaatttagtagaAGATAATGCACATGCATCTAATCTAAAATCTCCAGTAAATTAACAGATAGcgatataaactttttaaaaatttaccgatataaaatatataaaatatttagaaacaaCATTGACAATATCGTACCATGataattaaagaatatttttttcaaaaatatgaacAAGATAAACTATTTgctctttatatttatataaataacctCTATACTCTTTTAATGCATGTTTATTTagtaaacataaaagaaattatatatcttttttctaATTCACTAATAATACTAgaaattttataacttaaatcctaaaaagcaacaaaaatatattggaAGGTATCTTGAAGAGTATTTATTGTAACAACGCTATAAATCACTACTATTATCATACACAGTTTAAAGTAGTAACCTGCATTATGTAATAATAACATAcacatcataaataaaaatgtatccATCACAAAGACAAATCCTTACTAATATGGAATtccattttatataaatatgcatCATATATGCTATTATCCTGTTATGTGTCCTATTCCTGGAAACCACAAACGTTACTCTCATTTgtcaaaacaaatttattatttaaatattttattattatctaagtatcctattttattattttataagttttaaaaaaatagttgttaattGTCTTTTTCACCTTCGTATTTGATAGATCATGTAAAGTACAAGTGTTACTTTTTCTATAGGGTAAAACTGTTACTTCATCTACAACTTAAAATACTCATTTCCTCCCTATGAGAATAAATTAGCAAAGTACATATTTGTCAATGTAACAAGTCATAACTATTCTATTACTCTTGAATTGCTTCCAACTCCAAAGGTCTTCTTGCTGAAGTGAGACTAGCAGTAGTTGAAGTGGTTGAGTGAAATGGATTAGGAGGCACAGTTAACTGGATTACCTCTTTAGTTTCTAGCATTTGTATGACAGATTTCATGGATGGGCGGTTCACTGGCTGCCACTGAATGCACCAAAGTCCAACAATAGCTAACTTCTTTGCAATTTTAAAATGGTCTTCATCCTCAACTTGGATATGTATGTCTCCATCAACCAGATTATGGATCCAATCTGGGTATAGAACATGGACATTTTGCGGTGATGACATGTCTACATTCTTCCTTCCTCCAACCATTTCCAGCAACAACATTCCATAACTGTAAATATCTGATTTGTAAGACACATTTCCGAAGTTCCTGGAGAAAACTTCCGGTGCAATGTATCCCAAGGTTCCCCTAGCAGCTGTCATGGACACCAAACTTGGATTCTTGGAACACAATTTGGCTAATCCAAAGTCAGAAATCTTTGGAGTGAAGTTATCATCAAGCAATACATTGCGAGGATTTATGTCAAAGTGAACAATGGGATTATTACAACCTTGATGGAGATACTCAATCCCTTTAGCTATACCAAGAGCAATGTGTTGCATCTTCTCCCAGCCAAGGAAATGGTCCTTGTCATCGGGTGGAAATATGAAGCTTTGAAGCGAACCCTTTGGAAACAAATTGTAGACAAGAGCACGATGGATTCCTTCGGCGCAAAAGCCTAACAAACGAATCACGTTGATGTGGTGGATTTTTCCCATAATTCCAACTTCATTGATGAACTCATTCCCATCTCCGTCACTATTATTGATGATCTTCACAGCCACGAGAATCTCATTCGAAAGTTTTCCTCTGAAAACAGCTCCGTGAGCTCCTTCCCctagtttttctttaaaaccaCCGGTGATTCTCTTGACATCTGCGTACGTAAACCTTGTAGGCTTTTCTGCTCTGTAATCCTCTAAGAACTTGTCCACTCTTGCTTggtcttcttccttctttctaaAATAACGGAAACTCTTAAAAACCGCAATGACCAGCAGACCCAAAAGAACTGAACCTACGATAACTGTAGGAGATTTGATTAAAAAGAGTGAGTGAAATGAAAAAGTTTAGTGAAGTAGTGTGCAAGAATCTGATCTAACCTGTAGTAGAAACAATAAAAGATCTGAAATCCGTGATTCTTTTCTGGAGGCCCCTTTGGTCATAGCAATCCAAACATTCGATAACTTCGGTGCTGTTGTTCTTCCATTTACATCTTTTGCCTTG is a genomic window containing:
- the LOC106778355 gene encoding LEAF RUST 10 DISEASE-RESISTANCE LOCUS RECEPTOR-LIKE PROTEIN KINASE-like 2.2, translated to MGIWRGMVMFLLFLGQQVCATKEQEHATDCLASFCGKIANISRPFRLKGDPIHCGDRRYELNCENNVTVLNLYGKKYHVQAINYDNFTIRVVDPGVEEPSCSSLPRYLLSQSNFTDTYLVRSVDPYRATQFQFSEVIGFYEKSLFKHIIYLNCSHPVSENHRYVNTTPCVKWESKGYMYAFAGNLTAASLEVGCRIKLVSPTSWWGLDENEYSYTVMNTALRYGFEMSWLHSACDAHCGNSSYGECYMDSSILKLQCSLSCDILSLLLTDCGKATWLQRIANGAYYFVIYVGAGLVQTIKGNLRFQVYIWNFESVSRMIGGYGVPLFLLVRILFGLTLLIVLMIYKWRKRHLSMYENIENYLEHNNLMPIRYSYKEIKKMVKAFKEKLGEGGYGSVFKGKLSSGTCVAIKMMNKSKGNGHDFISEVATIGRIHHQNVVQLIGFCVEGSRRALVYEFMSNGSLDRIIFSKDRSIDFDYNKIYHISIGIARGIAYLHHGCEMQILHFDIKPHNILLDDNFIPKVSDFGLARLFPVDNSIDTMTAVGGTIGYMAPELFYKNIGRISHKSDVYSFGMLLMEMASRRKNLNSHAEHSSQIFFPSWVYENIREEKDIEMEDITEEEKKIAKKMIIVALWCIQLNPNDRPSMNKVVEMLEEEMENLEIPPNFSLYPYEASEYSKQTIGSEFISSSSCSTKISINPTIKNSS
- the LOC106778357 gene encoding rust resistance kinase Lr10-like, whose translation is MAKSSTLSLHGYGILITLMLFHKLIPIKGSSYHDECGELSCGPNQPPIRFPFQLVKGIHECAHRGYCLYCTQENNTMLFLPTIKLQVENIDYENLQIYLKDPNNCLPKTLLNHFNSLNDYYFTVSSNLSFFDCSSVGYGQLRNTYAYDQDMISCPIYVTDSQASVLEWDLTFCSKMFDVTAPVSAFDIIQNQLKLTWSKPACTACEAQGKRCKWKNNSTEVIECLDCYDQRGLQKRITDFRSFIVSTTVIVGSVLLGLLVIAVFKSFRYFRKKEEDQARVDKFLEDYRAEKPTRFTYADVKRITGGFKEKLGEGAHGAVFRGKLSNEILVAVKIINNSDGDGNEFINEVGIMGKIHHINVIRLLGFCAEGIHRALVYNLFPKGSLQSFIFPPDDKDHFLGWEKMQHIALGIAKGIEYLHQGCNNPIVHFDINPRNVLLDDNFTPKISDFGLAKLCSKNPSLVSMTAARGTLGYIAPEVFSRNFGNVSYKSDIYSYGMLLLEMVGGRKNVDMSSPQNVHVLYPDWIHNLVDGDIHIQVEDEDHFKIAKKLAIVGLWCIQWQPVNRPSMKSVIQMLETKEVIQLTVPPNPFHSTTSTTASLTSARRPLELEAIQE